A segment of the Pirellulales bacterium genome:
CGGACGAGAAGCTGTTGGTCGAGTCGAGAACTCTCGCATCGACGTAGCGTGCATCCGTCGCGACCGCCAGATGCGAAGAATTTCGTGACATGATCTGCGCCGCGACTGCGGTGCCGTGGCCGTAAACGTCGTCGCCGGTATTCGTAGGCTCGGTCGTGACGAAATTGGCCTCGGCCACCAGCCGCGGCTGGCCGCCGCTAACCGTGCCGGAAAGCGCGGGGTGATTCACGTCGACGCCGCTGTCGACGATACCCACGATCACCCCGGTCCCGGTTCCCAATAGTGTCGCGGCGTCGTCACCGTTGATTCGCTTTGTATCCAGTCCCGCCGCGTCTAAGCGATTGGCCAGCATCAGGCCCAAGGCCACGCATGGAATCACGATCGTTATTATCCTGCCGATCGCCTGAGGTCTCTGCATGAGCTCGCTCTGCCAGGATTTGAGGAAAAGGGTTCAAGAACGCAACAATTCAGCCAGGCCTACCAACGGGCGGGGCAGTCGACTTGCACCGCGCCCTCTCAATTGGCGCAATCGTGACGAACGGAAACCGTCGAATCGATGGGCGCGATCAATGGCGCGGCACGAAAAAGTACGGAACCGGCGAGACGGCGCCACGGATCGCCCCAGAGGGGCTGGCGCAGCCGGAGTCTCAAGCGCTCACTAGCGTTTTTCCGAGAGGGGGCGGATTTATCCGACGGTCATTAGCTGTCAAGCTCGGTACGAGGCGAATACGGGGAACCCGTCGGCCTGATCCTAATGACGTCTCCGGACCGGGTCCAGCGATTTTTATAGGCGGATTCGCCCGTGGCCCGCCCGGCTAACCAGGGAATCTTGTCCCAAGTTGACTGATAAAGTACCATTGCAAATTCCTGATCCCCGATAGCTCAGTTGGTAGAGCGAGCGGCTGTTAACCGCTAAGTCCTAGGTTCGAGTCCTAGTCGGGGAGCTGAACTTGTCGTACCGACTAGTAAGTCCTCGTTTCCCGCAGAAATTTCGGGGGTCGAGGGTTCGAATTCCTGCTCGGATCGAGCCAAAACGGCTGCTTGCTGCGCCGGATCGTGCAGCGCTTCTATGGGCCGCTCAATGTGCTCGGCGGCGACTTGCGAATAGTGCGAGGTCGCCACGGCCTGTGTGACTCCGATCCGAGCATATTCCGGCAGCAATTTGCTGCCGTCGCTCCTCTTTGCGGTGGCCGTCGCAATGAAGTCTGCCCCGCCAGCGCCAATTCGACGCCGACGGAGCAGAGGTTGGTTTCAGATCATCTGCCGGCTCGTTAGGACGTCAAGCCGGGCTGAGACCGAGGGCCCGACGAGCGGCCGGGCGGTAGGCACCTGCACTGTCCGGAATTGCTGTTAGTTCCGCCGCGCTCGCTTGGCGATCGTGCGACCCTTGCAGGCCAGAAAACCGATCGCGCCCAGGCCGAGCAGTGACAGGCTCGCGGGCTCGGGAACTGACGCCGTGGCCGAGAGGGGAAAGAACTCGGCCGTTCCGAAGAAGTTGCTGACGAAGCCCGTAATGTCGAGCGCCGCGGCACCGCCACCGCCGAGGGCGTTGAGCTGCGCCAACCCGTTGGTCGTCGAGGGAGTCTGGCCCACATTGCTGTAGCTTTTGTTCGCGTACAGTATCGCAATATTGAGTCCATCCGTAATCGTGTACGACGTATTTTGCGACAGCGTCGTGGAAGTACCTGCTGCAAAGTGGACGTTTTTGAGCGTCACGATGGCCTCGCCATACTGTGTCGCGCTGCCGGATGCGTTAACCGCGGAATTGAACTGCGGGATGGAGATCACGGGGATGTTGAGGGGATTGCCGGACGAAACGAGCGAGACCGCTGTGTTGCTACTGCCGGCCAACTCTGGTCCGTCCTGGAACGGCGTGTTATTCGCGGTGAGGTTGATGATGTCGCCCACCTGAGGAACATACGTGGCGTTCGGGATTCGAAAGTCGAGGATCGAGCCGGTCGAGTCCTGGAGAACCACCGTGTTGTTGGTCGAGAAGCTGTCGAGTATTCCGACAACTTCGACGTTATTGAGCGTGAAGGAAGCGGCAGCAGCGGCGCCGCCGGGAATTTGCGAGATGGTTGTGGCAGAAGCGTGCCCAACCGCGGCGAAAGCGATCACCAGCGCAAGAAGACCGAGCATAAGATGGTGCAAGGGCGCAGCGAAGAGCGTACGTTGCGAAGCAAAGGTGCAGGTCATTAGACGATTCCTTTTTTAGGCCAAATGATGGGGCAAAGCCCCGGTTTTTTGGCAACTGTGAGAGTCGGAAGAACTGAACGTGCGCATGCCACCACAGCTAGAGCGCAAGGGGCGCAACGCAAATCGGCGGCCGCCAATGAGGAAGCGCGACTCTAGCGACGCGGAAGAAGGCTCGAACGAATGGCAGATTCGTTGGCTAGCGTCACCATGGTCACGAAGGCGGGAAACGGCGTTGCCCAGGATCGCGATTCGAGCAATTGGTCACTCGCTATCCATGGGCCGGGCAGCCGTACATGGGCCGAAGTTTATCCGCCGAATGTTCGCGCATGATGAGAGCCAGGTTAGATCATGGCGAGAATCGCCAAACCCTCCTCTGATCGAATGAGGAGGGCTGCCATCTCACCTCAAAGCCGCCATGCCGGGAAACCTTTCGGCGTCCTCATAGAATGCCTTCTTCTTGAATTGCATTGGGAAATAACCTGACGAGGAGGGCGGAACTTGCCGGTGAACTGCCCGCGGATTCTTCCGAGGAACCGTAAGGTGCAGATAGGGGGCCGCATTATTTGGGTCTGGAAATCGTGCGGCCACAATTGAAACTCGTTCCGCAGGTCGTTATACCTGAGCGGGAACCACGGTCTACGGTCCCGCATCGACGCCTGCTGTCCATGCCATTTTTCAGGGAGCATCCATCAATGATTTTGCGGTACACCACGACGTTGCGATCGCTACGCGTTGCATTTGCGATCGGCGTCACGGTCTTTGCTTTCGGTCTTTCCGGCGTAACTCTAGCCGCGGAAAAGATTCTGCTCGCCGAGGGGCTTGATAATCCGGAATCGGCCGTGGTTGGCGACGATGGCCGAATCTACGTCACAATCACCGGGAAGCCTGACGCCGAAGACGATGGCCAGGTAGTCGCCATTGAGAATGGCAAGGCGACCGTTATTGCCAAGGGAATGAATGACCCGCGCGGCATTGGTCGTAAAGGAAAGGAACTTTTTGTTGCCGACAAGAAGAAGGTGTGGCGGATTGATGCTGCCGGCGAGGCCAGCGTCTTCGTCGACACTGACGGATTTCCGGTCAAGCCATTCTTTCTGAATGACATTGAAGTTGGTCCAGAAGGCGACGTATTTGTTTCCGAATCGGGAACTTTCGTCGCCAATGGCGCTGTCTATCGAATCCGGCCGAACAAGGAAGTCTCGATCGTCACCGATACGAAGGCGGCACCCGGTCTCAAAGGGCCGAATGGCCTGTTGGCCGATGGAAAGGATCACCTGTTGCTGGCCGACGTTGCATCCGGCCGGCTTTATCGGGTGGAAATCGCGAACGGCGCGGCAACTGAGTTGGCCCCGGGTCTTGGTGGCGCTGACGGCGTTGTCAAAGACGCGAAGGGCAGAATCTACATCGGCGACGTGCGCGGTGGCCGGGTTTTCCGCATCAACGAGCCCGGCGCAAAACCAGAAGTCTTCGCCGAAGGATTCAAATCTGCGGCCGACATTGTTCTGGACGACAAGGGGCGGATCCTGGTCCCGGATTCGAAGGCCGGAACGCTCACGGCGATTCCCATTGTCGACTGACGTGCCGTGGCATGGCTTGAACGCTCGGCGGCCCTGGTGGTGGCAAAGCGCGGTTGATGGTTGAACAACGTCCGGGGGCCACCGGGCTGTAGACGATGCCGGTCTGTGCATTAGGACAAACTGCGCGGTGCGTCAGTCAGGCGGCCCTCAGCACCACATCACGAACACTCGATCAGGCTGGTATCGAGAACTATGCGCGGTCGCTCGGGCAGTTAAGCGGCGATTCGTGATGGCTCGGACTGCCGGACTCCATCCGCAGAACCGGCGTATTGAGCCGACAAACCGTCGCCGCTGGATCAATGGTGCTGGCACCAAAAGCTGACGTGACCTTGGCAGCGGGCTCAACAACCGAGTAATCGTACGGTATCAGCCCAGCAGCCGGGCCGTACAATTCGGGGGCAGCCCCCTTTTCGCGGCGAAAGATCGATAAGCTGGAGAGTGGGAGGGCGGCACGAATCACGGTGAAATCTCCGAGCGGACCCCATGTCCCACAAGCTTACGGGGCTGTTACCCTGACGTCACTTCGCCATTCGGCATCCCACTGCGG
Coding sequences within it:
- a CDS encoding PEP-CTERM sorting domain-containing protein, which produces MTCTFASQRTLFAAPLHHLMLGLLALVIAFAAVGHASATTISQIPGGAAAAASFTLNNVEVVGILDSFSTNNTVVLQDSTGSILDFRIPNATYVPQVGDIINLTANNTPFQDGPELAGSSNTAVSLVSSGNPLNIPVISIPQFNSAVNASGSATQYGEAIVTLKNVHFAAGTSTTLSQNTSYTITDGLNIAILYANKSYSNVGQTPSTTNGLAQLNALGGGGAAALDITGFVSNFFGTAEFFPLSATASVPEPASLSLLGLGAIGFLACKGRTIAKRARRN
- a CDS encoding SMP-30/gluconolactonase/LRE family protein produces the protein MILRYTTTLRSLRVAFAIGVTVFAFGLSGVTLAAEKILLAEGLDNPESAVVGDDGRIYVTITGKPDAEDDGQVVAIENGKATVIAKGMNDPRGIGRKGKELFVADKKKVWRIDAAGEASVFVDTDGFPVKPFFLNDIEVGPEGDVFVSESGTFVANGAVYRIRPNKEVSIVTDTKAAPGLKGPNGLLADGKDHLLLADVASGRLYRVEIANGAATELAPGLGGADGVVKDAKGRIYIGDVRGGRVFRINEPGAKPEVFAEGFKSAADIVLDDKGRILVPDSKAGTLTAIPIVD